From Numenius arquata chromosome 4, bNumArq3.hap1.1, whole genome shotgun sequence, a single genomic window includes:
- the NPBWR1 gene encoding neuropeptides B/W receptor type 1 translates to MENSSLPETNSLCLDGPTNCPGRGNEGLNMSTPPLSPSFYLMVPVIYSVICAVGLTGNTAVIYVILKAPKMKTVTNIFILNLAIADELFTLVLPINIVDYLLLQWPFGEFMCKLIISIDQYNTFSSIYFLTVMSIDRYLVVVATTKSRKMSYRTYRAAKIVSLCVWSFVTVIILPFTVFAKIHKEQGRSQCVFVFPQPETVWWKGSRIYTLILGFAIPVSTICILYTTMLCRLRRVHLHSNAKALDKAKKKVTLMVVVILAVCLFCWTPYHLSTVVALTTDIPQTPLIIGLSYFITSLSYANSCFNPFLYAFLDDSFRRSFRKLIECRTTS, encoded by the coding sequence ATGGAGAACTCCTCCCTCCCTGAGACTAATTCCTTATGCTTGGATGGGCCCACGAACTGTCCTGGGAGAGGGAATGAGGGGCTGAATATGTCCACTCCCCCGCTGAGCCCCAGCTTCTACCTCATGGTGCCTGTCATCTACTCTGTCATCTGTGCTGTGGGGCTGACAGGCAACACCGCTGTCATCTATGTAATCCTCAAAGCCCCGAAGATGAAAACAGTCACCAACATCTTCATCCTCAACCTGGCCATTGCTGACGAGCTCTTTACCTTGGTGCTACCCATCAACATTGTTGACTACCTGCTCCTGCAGTGGCCCTTTGGAGAGTTCATGTGCAAGCTCATCATCTCTATAGACCAGTACAACACCTTCTCCAGCATCTACTTCCTCACTGTCATGAGCATTGACCGCTACCTGGTTGTGGTGGCCACCACCAAGTCCAGGAAGATGTCCTACCGTACATACCGAGCAGCCAAGATTGTGAGCCTCTGCGTCTGGTCCTTTGTCACAGTCATCATCCTGCCCTTCACTGTCTTTGCTAAGATACACAAGGAGCAGGGGCGCTCCCAGTGTGTCTTCGTGTTCCCTCAACCAGAGACGGTGTGGTGGAAAGGCAGTCGGATCTACACACTTATTTTAGGTTTTGCCATCCCAGTGTCCACCATCTGCATCCTCTACACCACTATGCTGTGCAGATTGAGACGCGTGCACCTCCATAGCAATGCAAAAGCCCTGGACAAAGCCAAAAAGAAGGTGACGCTGATGGTGGTTGTCATCCTGGCTGTGTGCCTGTTCTGCTGGACACCTTATCACCTTAGCACAGTGGTGGCCCTCACCACAGACATCCCACAAACTCCGCTCATCATCGGGCTTTCCTACTTCATCACTAGCTTGAGTTATGCCAACAGTTGCTTCAACCCCTTCTTGTATGCCTTTCTGGATGACAGTTTCCGGAGGAGCTTTCGCAAACTGATAGAATGCAGAACCACCTCATAA